In Anaerolineales bacterium, the following proteins share a genomic window:
- a CDS encoding PQQ-binding-like beta-propeller repeat protein — MGSVYRARDKNFKAIRLVAIKEMISQVTDPLVRKNIFQIFEREANILATLRHPSIPRIYDYFTIGERAYLVLEFIHGKNLEQLLSETSGFFPEEQVLAWAVELCDVLDYLHSHKPEPIIFRDIKPSNIMNTLQNHIALVDFGIAKVFESGQKNTMVGTQGYSPPDQYRGEATPKVDIYALGATLHHLLTLRDPQLEAPFSFGERLIGEINPNVSRELAAVVERALEYKPEDRYDSAIEMKEALINVARKTGTLLNLSIPTAVSGGMPSRGVGVKPLWSFQAEDELRSSASYHDGTLYIGCYDNNLYALDAANGEFKWKYPTDGGIASKPAIFDNNIYFGSEDKRLHVISTRSGKVVWTHYTDGPVRSSPRIAEGHVFIGSDDGSLHAVSLSSGRLAWRSEVGSPVRSTPWVGNEHIYFGSEAGDFTATDFRGDPKWRFKAKRAITSSPVLQDGVVYFNSMDGTLYALDANSGWAVWRFRLGKGSICTPAIAGNVLYTGAADHIIYAIDTRSAKELWRYTTEHQVNGSPIVHRDAVYCGSVDGSLYCLDAASGRLRWRYQTEGPITGTPVAHDDMIFIGSTDKRVYAFLA, encoded by the coding sequence ATGGGCTCGGTGTACCGCGCCCGCGACAAGAACTTCAAGGCTATCCGCCTGGTGGCGATCAAGGAGATGATCAGCCAGGTGACCGATCCGCTGGTGCGCAAGAACATCTTCCAGATCTTCGAGCGCGAGGCCAACATCCTCGCCACGCTGCGCCACCCTTCCATTCCGCGCATCTACGATTACTTCACCATTGGCGAGCGCGCCTACCTGGTGCTGGAATTTATCCACGGCAAGAACCTGGAGCAGTTGCTCTCCGAAACCAGCGGCTTCTTTCCTGAAGAGCAAGTGCTCGCCTGGGCGGTGGAGCTGTGCGACGTGCTGGATTATCTGCACAGCCACAAACCGGAGCCGATCATCTTCCGGGACATCAAGCCCTCCAACATTATGAACACACTGCAGAACCATATTGCGCTGGTGGATTTTGGCATCGCCAAGGTGTTTGAGTCGGGCCAGAAGAACACGATGGTCGGCACGCAGGGCTACTCGCCGCCAGACCAGTACCGCGGTGAGGCCACGCCCAAGGTGGATATTTACGCCCTGGGCGCTACCTTGCACCATCTGCTGACGCTGCGCGACCCGCAACTGGAAGCGCCCTTCTCTTTCGGCGAACGCCTGATCGGCGAGATCAACCCCAACGTCAGCCGTGAGCTGGCCGCGGTGGTGGAACGCGCTCTGGAGTACAAGCCGGAAGACCGCTACGACAGCGCCATTGAAATGAAGGAAGCGCTGATCAATGTAGCGCGCAAGACCGGCACGCTGCTCAACCTGAGCATCCCCACGGCGGTGAGCGGCGGTATGCCCAGCCGCGGCGTGGGCGTCAAGCCGCTGTGGAGCTTTCAGGCCGAGGACGAGCTGCGCAGCTCCGCTAGCTATCATGACGGCACGCTCTACATTGGCTGCTACGACAACAACCTCTACGCGCTGGATGCCGCCAACGGCGAATTCAAGTGGAAGTACCCCACGGATGGCGGCATTGCCAGCAAGCCGGCCATCTTTGACAACAATATCTACTTCGGCTCTGAAGATAAGCGCCTGCATGTCATCTCCACCCGTTCCGGCAAAGTAGTATGGACGCACTACACGGATGGGCCGGTGCGCTCCTCGCCGCGCATTGCCGAGGGCCACGTATTCATCGGCTCAGACGACGGCAGCCTGCACGCGGTGAGCCTGAGCAGCGGGCGCCTGGCCTGGCGCTCCGAGGTCGGCTCGCCGGTGCGCTCCACGCCGTGGGTCGGCAACGAGCACATCTACTTTGGCTCCGAAGCGGGCGATTTCACCGCCACTGATTTCCGCGGCGACCCGAAGTGGCGCTTCAAGGCCAAACGCGCCATCACCTCCTCGCCCGTGCTGCAAGACGGCGTGGTGTATTTCAATTCGATGGACGGCACGCTCTACGCGCTGGACGCCAACTCCGGCTGGGCCGTGTGGCGCTTCCGCCTCGGCAAGGGCAGCATCTGCACCCCGGCCATCGCCGGCAACGTGCTCTACACCGGGGCGGCCGACCACATCATCTATGCAATTGACACGCGCTCGGCCAAAGAACTGTGGCGCTACACCACCGAACACCAGGTGAATGGCTCACCGATCGTGCATCGCGATGCGGTGTATTGCGGCTCGGTGGACGGCAGCCTGTACTGCCTCGACGCGGCCAGCGGGCGCCTGCGCTGGCGCTACCAGACCGAAGGGCCGATCACCGGCACGCCGGTAGCGCATGACGACATGATCTTTATTGGTTCCACTGATAAGCGCGTATATGCCTTCCTGGCATAG
- a CDS encoding serine/threonine-protein phosphatase — translation MNFFKNLFRKKKPVSAPLPSNAATAPLSEAQVWDLANGERDGKYIHLIAGSALDQGQRRENNEDSLLCFNGTLGAANSSLPLGLYVIADGMGGHRSGEVASETAVRALGQYLMQRLYKPLFGPDPQPAEESLRELMEGAVNEAHRAVKRAAPGGGCTLTAALVVGTQLVIAHLGDSRAYLVHRDGRMQQLTNDHTLVRRLQEMGQLTEAEAADHPQKSVLYRALGQGDLVQADFFSGTLSPNSFLLLCSDGLWGYVDEDDIQTIVNATASPYLACLHLVETANAAGGPDNISVVLARLVH, via the coding sequence ATGAATTTCTTCAAGAACCTCTTCCGCAAGAAAAAGCCCGTCTCCGCCCCGCTGCCCAGCAACGCCGCCACCGCCCCGTTGAGCGAGGCACAGGTGTGGGATCTGGCCAACGGCGAACGCGACGGCAAGTACATTCACCTGATCGCCGGTAGCGCCCTGGATCAGGGCCAGCGCCGCGAGAACAACGAAGATAGCTTGCTGTGCTTCAACGGCACCCTCGGGGCCGCCAACAGCAGCCTGCCGCTGGGCCTGTATGTGATTGCCGATGGCATGGGCGGCCACCGCAGCGGCGAAGTGGCCAGCGAGACGGCCGTGCGCGCCCTGGGCCAGTACCTGATGCAGCGCCTGTATAAGCCGCTGTTCGGGCCAGACCCGCAGCCCGCGGAAGAATCGCTGCGCGAGCTAATGGAAGGCGCCGTGAACGAAGCGCACCGCGCCGTCAAACGCGCCGCCCCCGGCGGCGGCTGCACACTCACCGCGGCGTTGGTGGTGGGCACTCAACTGGTCATCGCCCACCTGGGCGATAGCCGCGCCTACCTGGTGCATCGCGATGGGCGCATGCAGCAGCTTACCAACGATCACACCCTGGTGCGCCGCCTGCAGGAGATGGGCCAGCTCACCGAAGCCGAAGCGGCCGACCACCCGCAAAAATCGGTGCTCTACCGCGCCCTGGGCCAGGGCGATCTGGTGCAGGCGGATTTCTTCAGTGGCACCCTCTCCCCCAATAGTTTCTTGCTGCTGTGCTCAGACGGCTTGTGGGGCTATGTCGACGAAGACGACATCCAGACCATCGTCAACGCCACCGCCAGCCCCTACCTGGCCTGCCTGCACCTGGTGGAGACCGCCAACGCCGCCGGCGGGCCAGACAATATCTCCGTCGTGCTGGCGCGCCTCGTCCACTAG
- a CDS encoding VWA domain-containing protein has product MATSYLDNYYARLGIPRDASQDEIQRAYRRAARQFHPDTNKHTGANELFLLVQEAFDTLQDPQKRREYDATLPEDIDAPPALMVNALYSRPQITPDEPGQVIYVLLDLKPSASEEERRRKPPLNVALVLDVSTSMAGARLGQVVKAASQFVEQLGEHDILSLVTFNDRAQVVIPAQPGLDIQRLLSRLSTLQASGGTEIYQGLKAGLREVLRHQRASAVNHIVLITDGRTYGDEAASLALAADAAHQGIPISAIGIGDAWNEEFIDQLVARAGGSSMYADKSAEIHTLLERRLHTLSLSYANNVKLSYSNTPMSQLKYVFRLSPDLGPVSLEQPIFLGNVPQNDSLSVLLEFELDSRGAASGELVLAEGRLSLDVPSRPTPSNSARFRLMRPIAEPTQPEAPPATLIGAIGKLSLYRMQEHARQELENGDPEGAAKRMRMLATRLLSQGERSLARTVLLAADDLKEGAPLGEKEGKQIKYGTRALVDDFEGRKKRGQA; this is encoded by the coding sequence ATGGCTACCAGCTACCTGGATAATTACTATGCCCGCCTGGGCATCCCGCGCGATGCCAGCCAGGATGAGATCCAGCGCGCCTACCGCCGCGCCGCCCGCCAATTCCACCCCGATACCAACAAGCACACCGGCGCCAACGAGTTGTTCCTGCTGGTGCAGGAAGCTTTTGACACCCTGCAAGACCCACAAAAACGCCGTGAGTACGACGCCACGCTGCCGGAAGATATTGACGCGCCGCCCGCGCTGATGGTGAACGCGCTGTACAGCCGCCCGCAGATCACGCCGGATGAGCCCGGCCAGGTGATCTATGTCTTGCTTGACCTCAAACCCAGCGCCAGCGAAGAAGAGCGCCGCCGCAAACCGCCGCTCAACGTTGCCCTGGTGTTGGACGTATCCACTTCGATGGCCGGGGCGCGCCTCGGCCAGGTGGTCAAGGCGGCCAGCCAGTTCGTTGAGCAATTGGGCGAGCACGACATCCTATCGCTGGTCACCTTCAATGATCGCGCCCAGGTGGTCATCCCCGCCCAGCCCGGGCTGGATATCCAACGCCTGCTCTCACGGCTGAGCACCCTGCAAGCCAGCGGTGGCACCGAGATCTATCAGGGCCTCAAGGCCGGCCTGCGCGAAGTGCTGCGCCACCAGCGCGCCAGTGCCGTCAATCACATCGTGCTGATCACCGATGGGCGCACCTACGGAGACGAAGCCGCCAGCCTGGCGCTGGCCGCCGATGCCGCCCACCAGGGCATCCCGATCAGCGCCATCGGCATTGGCGATGCGTGGAACGAAGAATTCATCGATCAATTGGTGGCGCGCGCCGGCGGCAGCAGCATGTACGCCGACAAAAGCGCCGAGATTCACACGCTGCTGGAACGCCGCCTGCACACCCTCAGCCTGAGCTACGCCAACAACGTCAAGCTGAGCTACAGCAACACGCCGATGAGCCAGCTCAAGTATGTGTTTCGCCTCTCGCCGGATCTGGGCCCGGTGTCGCTGGAGCAGCCGATCTTCCTCGGCAACGTGCCCCAGAACGACAGCCTCAGCGTGCTCCTCGAGTTCGAGCTCGACAGCCGCGGCGCCGCAAGCGGCGAGCTTGTGCTGGCCGAGGGGCGCCTCAGCCTGGATGTGCCCAGCCGCCCCACGCCGTCCAACTCGGCGCGCTTCCGTTTGATGCGCCCGATCGCCGAACCGACCCAGCCCGAAGCGCCGCCGGCGACGCTGATCGGCGCGATTGGCAAGCTCTCGCTATACCGCATGCAGGAACACGCCCGCCAGGAACTGGAAAATGGCGACCCCGAAGGCGCCGCCAAGCGCATGCGCATGCTCGCCACCCGGCTGCTCTCGCAAGGCGAGCGCAGCCTGGCGCGCACGGTGCTGCTGGCCGCGGATGATTTAAAGGAGGGTGCCCCACTGGGTGAGAAAGAGGGAAAACAGATAAAATACGGCACACGCGCCCTGGTGGATGACTTTGAAGGGCGCAAGAAACGAGGCCAAGCGTGA
- a CDS encoding FHA domain-containing protein — protein sequence MIVVCQGCGKQQEQEALFCPDCGTKLISEEGLRTMPMESSLGGLTTTRLQTSGTLMRPNGPARLNLHIIRTGQILPLAGPGEFIVGRVSSGQSILPDVDLEPYAAYESGVSRLHARIRIQAEEILITDLGSANGTRLNNDKLAPHQPYSIQNKDVLRFGRLSVQALTGD from the coding sequence GTGATCGTGGTATGCCAAGGGTGCGGCAAGCAGCAGGAACAGGAAGCGTTGTTCTGCCCGGATTGCGGCACCAAGCTGATTTCAGAAGAGGGCTTGCGCACCATGCCCATGGAAAGCAGCCTGGGCGGGCTCACCACAACCCGCCTGCAAACCAGCGGCACCCTGATGCGCCCCAACGGCCCGGCGCGCCTCAATCTGCACATTATTCGCACCGGCCAGATCCTGCCGCTGGCCGGCCCCGGCGAGTTTATCGTCGGGCGGGTCAGCTCCGGCCAATCGATCCTGCCGGATGTGGACCTGGAGCCGTACGCCGCCTATGAATCCGGCGTTTCGCGCCTGCACGCCCGCATTCGCATCCAGGCCGAGGAGATCCTGATCACCGATCTTGGCTCCGCCAACGGCACCCGCCTGAATAACGACAAGCTGGCCCCGCACCAGCCCTACTCCATCCAAAACAAGGATGTGCTGCGCTTTGGCCGCCTCAGCGTCCAGGCCCTCACCGGTGACTAA
- a CDS encoding response regulator transcription factor, which yields MTETQLTNKRILVVDDEERIVRFIRLNLEQDGFQVEEAFTGKKAMDKLRQSMPDLVVLDVMLPDIDGFEVLRLIRENNDVPVIMLTAKSEEDDRVRGLELGADDYVTKPFSPRELVSRVRAVLRRTEAQRGSEGIIQVDERLKLDFDRREVWVDGKLVKLRPTEYRLLYHLVQNAGWVVTHDQILAKVWGYEYRDEPHYVRLYVNYLREKLEKDPANPKYILTERGVGYRFVDFKRQQEEAKPEAKRKKST from the coding sequence ATGACTGAGACACAACTGACCAACAAACGTATCCTGGTGGTGGACGATGAAGAGCGCATTGTGCGCTTCATCCGCCTCAACCTGGAGCAAGACGGTTTCCAGGTGGAAGAAGCCTTCACCGGCAAAAAAGCCATGGACAAGCTGCGCCAGAGCATGCCCGATCTGGTGGTGCTGGACGTGATGCTGCCGGACATCGATGGCTTTGAAGTGTTGCGCCTGATCCGCGAGAACAACGACGTGCCCGTGATCATGCTCACCGCCAAATCCGAAGAGGATGACCGCGTGCGCGGCCTGGAGCTGGGCGCCGATGACTACGTCACCAAGCCGTTCAGCCCGCGCGAGCTGGTGAGCCGCGTGCGCGCCGTGCTGCGCCGCACCGAGGCGCAACGCGGCAGCGAGGGCATCATCCAGGTGGATGAGCGCCTCAAGCTGGATTTCGATCGCCGCGAGGTGTGGGTGGACGGCAAGCTGGTGAAGCTGCGCCCCACCGAATACCGCCTGCTCTATCACCTGGTGCAGAATGCGGGCTGGGTGGTAACCCACGATCAGATTCTGGCCAAGGTATGGGGCTACGAGTACCGCGACGAGCCGCACTACGTGCGCCTATACGTCAACTACTTGCGTGAGAAGCTGGAGAAGGACCCCGCCAACCCCAAGTACATCCTCACCGAACGCGGCGTTGGCTACCGCTTCGTGGACTTCAAGCGCCAACAGGAAGAGGCCAAGCCCGAGGCCAAGCGCAAGAAGAGTACCTAG
- a CDS encoding Hsp20/alpha crystallin family protein, with product MANLVRWDPVRELMDMRRSWDRLFDDNFFTPVTQNGHATPLVDLYQTDQDVHVKAVLPGIKPEDVDVQVHGDTLTIRAESQHEEEQQEATYHLREQRYAAYARSILLPVPVVAEKAQAEVKDGILHLTLPKAEAAKAKTIKVKAS from the coding sequence ATGGCAAATCTTGTTCGCTGGGATCCCGTTCGGGAGCTAATGGATATGCGCCGTAGTTGGGATCGTCTCTTTGACGATAATTTCTTCACCCCCGTCACCCAGAACGGCCATGCCACTCCGCTGGTGGATCTCTACCAAACCGACCAGGACGTACACGTCAAGGCGGTGCTGCCGGGTATAAAGCCCGAAGATGTCGATGTGCAGGTGCATGGCGATACGCTCACCATCCGTGCAGAAAGCCAGCACGAGGAAGAGCAGCAGGAGGCGACCTATCACCTGCGGGAACAGCGCTACGCCGCCTATGCCCGCTCGATCCTGCTGCCGGTGCCCGTAGTGGCCGAGAAGGCCCAGGCCGAAGTGAAGGATGGCATCTTGCACCTCACTCTGCCCAAGGCCGAAGCGGCCAAAGCCAAGACCATCAAAGTTAAGGCTAGCTAA
- a CDS encoding DUF971 domain-containing protein, which translates to MTEIIPKSITANRAAARLNIEWNNGRAVSYPFELLRNACPCAQCRGGHENMKPEPDPGVFIIPLMSANATRLVGIEAVGNYAINVEWEDGHKYGIYNWHYLLALADEMEKQAAQGGH; encoded by the coding sequence ATGACTGAAATCATCCCCAAATCCATCACCGCCAACCGCGCCGCCGCACGGCTCAATATCGAGTGGAACAATGGCCGCGCGGTGAGCTACCCCTTCGAGTTGTTGCGCAATGCCTGCCCCTGCGCACAGTGCCGGGGCGGCCATGAGAACATGAAGCCCGAGCCGGACCCGGGGGTCTTCATCATCCCCTTGATGAGCGCCAACGCCACGCGCTTGGTGGGCATTGAGGCGGTGGGCAACTATGCCATCAACGTAGAGTGGGAAGACGGCCACAAGTACGGCATCTACAACTGGCACTATTTGTTGGCCCTGGCCGACGAAATGGAAAAGCAGGCTGCCCAAGGCGGTCACTAA
- a CDS encoding serine/threonine protein kinase, with translation MAETVLLNKRYQLQDFLEKGGMASVYRGRDLMLERDVAIKVLREDYSKDAGFRERFRQEAKAAANLSHSNIVTVYDFGYDEERLFIVMEYVPGTDLNTLIKQKRLYSLEEGIPIVIQACKGLGYAHRAGLVHCDIKPHNFLVTPDGRVKVTDFGIARALASINPNEAQEVVWGSPQYFAPEQAGGGPPSPASDVYSMGVIMYLMFTGQLPFTSKSPEELGRQHRFEQPIPPNQLNPRIPPALNEIMLKVLAKEPAARYRTADQLGRVLLTFAAPQVAAQSQAADAPTIGVPLAEAAAPPSGEQSPTDWVAVALGLLAALAVGGLLPFWMWVYLVYNPPLQ, from the coding sequence ATGGCTGAAACCGTATTGCTGAACAAGCGCTACCAATTGCAAGACTTCCTGGAAAAAGGCGGCATGGCCAGCGTCTATCGCGGCCGTGACCTGATGCTGGAGCGCGATGTGGCCATCAAGGTGCTGCGCGAGGATTATTCCAAAGACGCCGGCTTCCGCGAACGTTTCCGCCAGGAGGCCAAAGCCGCCGCCAACCTCAGCCATAGCAACATCGTCACCGTCTACGACTTCGGCTACGACGAGGAACGCTTGTTTATCGTCATGGAGTATGTGCCCGGCACCGACTTGAATACGCTGATCAAGCAAAAACGGCTGTATTCGCTGGAGGAGGGCATTCCGATCGTGATCCAGGCCTGCAAAGGGCTGGGCTATGCCCACCGTGCCGGGCTGGTGCACTGCGACATCAAGCCGCACAATTTTCTGGTGACGCCGGATGGCCGCGTCAAGGTAACCGATTTCGGCATTGCGCGGGCGCTGGCCTCGATCAACCCCAACGAAGCGCAAGAGGTGGTGTGGGGCTCGCCCCAGTACTTCGCCCCCGAGCAGGCCGGCGGCGGGCCGCCTTCGCCCGCCTCGGATGTCTACAGCATGGGCGTGATCATGTACCTGATGTTCACCGGCCAGTTACCCTTCACCAGCAAGAGCCCTGAGGAGCTCGGCCGCCAGCACCGCTTTGAGCAGCCCATCCCCCCCAACCAGCTCAACCCGCGCATCCCCCCGGCGCTCAACGAGATCATGCTCAAAGTGCTGGCCAAGGAGCCCGCGGCGCGCTATCGCACCGCGGACCAGTTGGGGCGCGTGCTGCTAACCTTTGCCGCGCCACAAGTGGCTGCGCAAAGCCAGGCAGCCGATGCGCCCACCATTGGGGTGCCGCTGGCCGAAGCCGCCGCGCCCCCAAGCGGCGAGCAAAGCCCGACGG